From the Huiozyma naganishii CBS 8797 chromosome 2, complete genome genome, one window contains:
- the VAS1 gene encoding valine--tRNA ligase (similar to Saccharomyces cerevisiae VAS1 (YGR094W); ancestral locus Anc_3.433) yields the protein MAPVKLNSPKRLWNVLRCCSPNWHTATNIRIRCASKRTSSTCASQVGPPIKMKSLPDIHGDEAKSYDPQQTERGWYEWWEAQKLFKPQFTATGKIKPEGVFSIPSPPPNITGSLHIGHALTIALQDSLVRFNRMKGKTVLFLPGFDHAGIATQSVVERKLWKTEKKTRNDYGRDVFVDKIMDWKDDYHKTIKTQIKKMGGSYDWSRESFTLDTVRSKAVTEAFVKLHDEGLIYRDTKLVNWSTCLRTAISNLEVENIEIKGKTFLIVPGYDEPVEFGTLTLIGYPVIDSPDGENLVVSTTRPETIFGDTAIAVHPEDPRYKHLHGKYVQHPLLDRILPIVLDKDIVDMEFGTGAVKITPAHDLNDYRVGKKHGLEFVNIFSDDGLLNKNTGPGWEGMKRFEARVKVTQELMKRNFIKGQVEHAMSVPICSRSGDVIEPLLKPQWWVSQKEMALQSIRVVKNGDIKIRPEHSEAEYFRWLENVEDWCISRQLWWGHRCPAYFVRIADEDPQRSDGRYWVAATSFEEAEKKAQQFFPNKSFTLEQDEDVLDTWFSSGLWALSTLGWPRLTPDLKTFYPYTLLETGWDILFFWVARMILLSVKLIGTVPFQEVFCHPLVRDANGRKMSKSLGNVIDPLDVVNGVSLKELQEKIQCGNVPLKEIERALKDQKKMYPQGIPSCGTDALRFALCSYTTNNNRNDINLDIKRVENYRKFINKFYQATRFLLLNLGDTFQPPKSISSLRPSTVIEKWMLHTLSLSARSVSNSFEERDFAAVTQLIYQLWYQICDNFIEYFKFVIQKGTQSDIDSGKKMLYVAIDTALKLTHPMMPFVTEELWQRLPKTTPAVGSVLAQKFPVFPGNITDPGVSKIVEMLWATISESRSLCNQYGIMKNAEIEITINKDDVFEVLTSNASFLEYILKNNVKTITLTTQEPKAKDDWVFSSINTTIKVGLKIKGHINEVEDKIVRLEKRIKKLENRLRPLQLVANSQDYLVKVGSEIRNTNKQRMEELQVQISTFSDMVSNFKKIL from the coding sequence ATGGCCCCTGTAAAGTTAAATTCGCCGAAAAGATTATGGAATGTCCTTCGATGTTGCTCCCCCAATTGGCATACAGCAACAAATATAAGGATACGATGTGCATCCAAACGAACAAGCAGCACTTGTGCATCTCAAGTAGGCCCACCTATCAAGATGAAATCATTACCAGACATCCATGGTGATGAAGCCAAATCATATGATCCTCAGCAAACAGAGCGAGGGTGGTACGAGTGGTGGGAAGCGCAAAAACTCTTCAAACCGCAATTTACAGCAACTGGGAAAATTAAGCCAGAAGGTGTTTTCTCAATCCCATCTCCTCCACCGAATATTACAGGATCACTCCATATTGGACATGCATTAACAATTGCTCTCCAAGACTCCTTAGTGAGATTTAACAGGATGAAAGGTAAGACTGTGCTATTTCTTCCCGGGTTCGATCATGCAGGAATTGCCACACAATCTGTGGTAGAGCGTAAGCTTTGGAAAACTGAGAAAAAGACCCGAAATGATTATGGTAGGGATGTGTTTGTTGACAAAATAATGGATTGGAAAGATGACTATCATAAGACAATTAAAACTCAGATAAAAAAGATGGGTGGTTCCTACGATTGGTCTCGGGAAAGTTTTACTCTAGATACGGTTAGATCCAAAGCCGTTACAGAAGCGTTTGTCAAGCTGCATGATGAGGGTTTGATTTATAGAGACACTAAGCTTGTTAATTGGTCAACCTGCTTGAGAACTGCAATATCAAATCTTGAAGTGGAAAATATCGAAatcaaaggaaaaacaTTTTTAATAGTTCCTGGGTACGATGAGCCTGTTGAGTTTGGTACGCTAACTTTGATAGGATATCCAGTGATTGATTCCCCAGACGGGGAAAATCTTGTTGTCTCCACTACAAGACCTGAAACTATATTTGGAGACACGGCAATTGCAGTGCACCCGGAGGATCCACGTTATAAACACTTACATGGAAAGTATGTCCAACACCCTCTTCTTGATCGAATCCTGCCCATCGTTTTGGATAAGGATATAGTTGATATGGAATTTGGCACAGGCGCAGTTAAAATTACACCCGCTCATGATCTTAATGATTATCGTGTGGGTAAAAAGCACGGCCTGGAGTTCGTCAATATATTCTCAGACGATGGGCTTTTGAATAAAAATACCGGTCCCGGATGGGAAGGAATGAAGAGATTTGAAGCCAGAGTGAAGGTGACGCAAGAGCtgatgaaaagaaactttATTAAAGGGCAGGTGGAACATGCCATGTCCGTTCCGATCTGTAGCCGATCAGGGGATGTCATTGAACCATTGCTAAAACCACAATGGTGGGTATCACAGAAAGAAATGGCATTACAGTCAATAAGGGTAGTCAAAAATGGCGATATCAAAATTAGACCGGAGCATTCTGAAGCAGAATACTTTAGGTGGTTAgaaaatgttgaagattGGTGTATATCAAGACAGCTCTGGTGGGGGCACCGTTGCCCGGCGTACTTTGTTCGTATCGCGGATGAAGATCCTCAAAGATCAGACGGGCGATATTGGGTTGCAGCTAcaagttttgaagaagctgaaaaGAAAGCTCAACAATTTTTTCCCAATAAATCATTTACATTAGAACAGGACGAGGATGTTTTAGACACATGGTTCTCTTCGGGATTATGGGCCCTGTCAACATTAGGCTGGCCCCGACTCACCCCTGATCTCAAAACGTTTTACCCATATACACTGCTAGAAACCGGATGGgatatcctttttttttgggttGCAAGGATGATTTTGCTCAGTGTTAAATTGATTGGTACGGTTCCTTTCCAAGAGGTATTTTGTCACCCGCTTGTAAGAGATGCGAATGGAAGAAAAATGTCCAAATCTCTGGGAAATGTAATTGATCCACTTGATGTAGTAAATGGTgtatctttgaaagagttaCAAGAGAAAATTCAGTGCGGTAATGTACCATTGAAGGAGATAGAAAGGGCTTTAAAAGATCAGAAGAAAATGTATCCACAAGGTATTCCATCGTGCGGAACTGATGCACTGAGATTTGCATTATGTTCGTACACCACAAATAACAATCGTAATGACATAAATCTGGACATTAAAAGGGTCGAAAACTACCGAAAATTCATAAACAAGTTCTATCAAGCTACAAGATTTTTGCTCCTAAATTTGGGTGATACATTTCAGCCACCAAAGAGTATAAGTAGTTTGCGTCCTAGCACAGTGATCGAAAAATGGATGTTGCATACACTTTCTTTATCTGCTAGATCAGTGAGTAAcagctttgaagaaagggATTTTGCAGCAGTAACTCAGTTGATTTACCAACTCTGGTACCAAATATGCGACAACTTTATTGAATATTTCAAATTCGTGATACAAAAAGGGACCCAATCGGATATCGACTCTGGAAAAAAGATGCTATATGTGGCTATAGACACGGCGCTAAAACTCACTCACCCCATGATGCCTTTCGTTACAGAAGAACTGTGGCAACGGCTACCAAAGACTACTCCGGCAGTAGGCTCTGTTCTCGCTCAGAAATTTCCAGTGTTCCCTGGGAACATTACCGATCCTGGAGTCTcaaaaattgttgaaatgCTATGGGCTACCATCAGTGAAAGTAGGTCTTTATGCAATCAATACGGAATTATGAAGAATGCTGAGATAGAAATTACTATTAACAAAGATGATGTATTTGAGGTACTTACCTCTAATGCGTCTTTTCTGGAATATATTCTGAAAAACAATGTGAAAACCATCACTTTGACCACTCAAGAGCCAAAGGCGAAAGATGATTGGGTGTTTTCATCGATCAACACAACCATCAAAGTAGGATTGAAAATCAAAGGCCACATAAACGAGGTAGAGGATAAAATTGTGAGGTTGGAAAAACGaatcaaaaaattagaaAACAGGTTgcgtcctcttcaactggttGCAAACAGTCAGGATTATCTTGTAAAAGTCGGTAGTGAAATTAGAAACACCAATAAACAGCGTATGGAAGAACTACAGGTTCAAATATCCACTTTTAGTGATATGGTTTCCaattttaaaaaaattctGTAA
- the RRP46 gene encoding exosome non-catalytic core subunit RRP46 (similar to Saccharomyces cerevisiae RRP46 (YGR095C); ancestral locus Anc_3.434): MGIQTGYLDQVDGSAHYKTDTTALLCSVTGPIEPKPRQELPTRMALEVIVRPALGVPLTREVEIQDKLNSILGSIIVVHRYPRQLCQITFQILESGEDPHLFDSKELVACVNAATLALIDAGIAMNSLAIGCVIAVLPESDGKHIIDPTDEQLRNAISVHSLVLQLVDGSKVVNNVLLLDSYGDFTEKILFEVLELGEKYILNKAQDFRKLIQERIEASILK; this comes from the coding sequence ATGGGGATCCAAACTGGGTACCTGGATCAAGTAGATGGCTCTGCTCACTATAAAACGGATACAACTGCCCTACTGTGCAGTGTTACGGGCCCCATAGAGCCGAAACCACGCCAAGAACTGCCAACTCGGATGGCGTTAGAGGTAATAGTAAGACCCGCACTGGGTGTGCCACTCACAAGAGAGGTGGAAATTCAGGACAAACTTAACTCTATACTAGGGTCCATTATCGTTGTTCACCGCTACCCTCGTCAGTTGTGCCAAATTACATTTCAAATATTAGAGTCAGGTGAGGACCCTCATTTGTTCGACAGTAAAGAATTGGTTGCCTGCGTGAACGCTGCAACTTTAGCGCTGATTGATGCAGGTATAGCAATGAACTCCCTTGCTATTGGTTGTGTTATTGCTGTCCTCCCTGAATCAGACGGTAAGCACATTATAGACCCAACGGATGAGCAACTGAGGAATGCCATATCTGTCCATTCATTGGTATTACAGTTAGTAGACGGCTCGAAAGTGGTGAACAATGTACTGCTTTTGGACAGTTACGGCGATTTCACCGAAAAAATACTGTTCGAAGTCCTCGAATTAGGTGAAAAGTATATTCTGAACAAGGCACAGGATTTCAGAAAACTGATCCAAGAGAGGATAGAGGCGAGCATCTTAAAATGA
- the DRN1 gene encoding Drn1p (similar to Saccharomyces cerevisiae YGR093W; ancestral locus Anc_3.431), protein MKALEKIAKATKKSGPFHCCFVLGNEKYHDELADYEQDKLPPVFAFNSSFSLSPEHSGSETINDKIQYLNGCGIYQTTGGLTIAYVTYMSNELSQYKNAILQKFRKIEEGIVVDILVTNEWSEAISHEQCDTLGSPVIDEIVKLLEPRYHFSSSKKGKFVELNPFQWADSGYTSRFINLSELGSNEKWAYAFQVCPSTLQESENLPSNLASNPYLPSNKKRHFDEGETLPAKSSVDTNGTKKMKTVLPENCHFCFSNQSLQDHMIITIDEKVYVTIARGPLTIPSGEMYFSGHCLIIPIKHVPKMITGEESHDIESELFTDMLQCQESIVRMNYVNFDMSTIVFEINSERSIHFHKQVLPIPKHHILRFQNALKKQADFNNEKLDRNAKLEFRQFVSPSDSEYTAVVHDPKSNYMQFTVYETSTSPPIIHLATFDSESRIDLQFGRRVVAYLLHLTKRIKWDSPACLQSIEQETKEAELFQKAYKDFEVRHDL, encoded by the coding sequence ATGAAAGCCCTTGAAAAGATTGCAAAAGCAACCAAGAAATCTGGACCATTTCATTGTTGTTTTGTATTAggaaatgaaaaatatcatgACGAGCTTGCCGATTATGAACAGGACAAACTCCCTCCCGTCTTTGCATTCAATTCTAGCTTTTCATTGAGTCCAGAACATAGTGGATCTGAAACGATAAATGACAAAATCCAATACCTAAACGGTTGTGGGATTTACCAGACAACTGGCGGTTTAACTATTGCATATGTTACATATATGTCCAATGAATTATCTCAATATAAGAACGCAATTTTGCAGAAATTTCGTAAAATTGAGGAAGGCATAGTCGTTGATATTCTAGTAACCAACGAATGGAGTGAAGCTATTTCGCATGAACAATGTGATACATTAGGTAGCCCAGTTATTGACGAGATTGTAAAATTATTAGAACCAAGATATCATTTCAGTTCTAGTAAGAAAGGAAAATTTGTTGAGCTGAATCCTTTCCAGTGGGCAGATTCTGGATATACCAGTAGGTTCATTAACCTGTCTGAACTCGGTTCAAATGAAAAGTGGGCATATGCGTTTCAAGTCTGCCCATCTACTCTgcaagaaagtgaaaacCTGCCAAGTAATCTAGCTTCAAATCCATACCTTCCatcaaataaaaaaagacatTTTGATGAGGGAGAAACATTGCCTGCTAAATCTTCAGTTGATACCAATGggaccaaaaaaatgaaaacagTTCTACCGGAAAATTGTCATTTTTGCTTTTCCAATCAGAGCTTACAGGATCACATGATTATCACAATAGATGAGAAAGTGTACGTCACCATCGCAAGAGGCCCACTTACAATTCCCTCGGGTGAAATGTATTTTTCAGGGCACTGTTTGATAATACCTATTAAACACGTTCCCAAAATGATTACTGGGGAAGAATCTCATGATATAGAATCAGAACTCTTTACCGATATGCTTCAATGTCAGGAAAGTATCGTGCGTATGAACTACGTAAACTTCGATATGTCGACCATAGTGTTCGAAATTAATTCTGAGCGCTCAATACATTTTCACAAACAAGTATTACCGATTCCCAAACATCACATTTTGAGATTTCAAAATGCGCTCAAAAAACAAGCCGACTTCAATAACGAGAAATTGGATAGAAATGCAAAACTTGAATTTCGGCAGTTCGTATCCCCTTCAGATTCAGAATATACAGCAGTTGTTCATGATCCAAAGTCTAATTATATGCAATTCACAGTCTACGAAACCTCCACAAGTCCTCCCATAATACATCTTGCCACGTTTGATTCTGAATCTAGAATCGACCTTCAGTTTGGCAGAAGGGTGGTGGCGTACCTGTTACACTTGACAAAGCGTATCAAATGGGATTCCCCAGCTTGCTTACAGAGCATTGAgcaagaaacaaaagaggcagaactctttcaaaaagCTTATAAGGATTTTGAAGTTAGACACGATCTATAG
- the TPC1 gene encoding thiamine transporter TPC1 (similar to Saccharomyces cerevisiae TPC1 (YGR096W); ancestral locus Anc_3.435): protein MGEKVHETHDFLRKGENVNVTASLLAGSISGLVARVVTTPLDTLKIRFQITPWGDSKTIVRTISDVMEREGLRAFWKGNVPGMMLYVLYGGIQFSSYSWYSNMLKDYTINGQIHSVTVGALAGMTSSLVSYPFDVLRTRFVANQTAVLFNTKDAIRDIWVHEGIHGFFRGSVMSMATITMATATMFGTYESIKIFCDEQDNGNRRLVNILNHSASSISGVVSKVVTFPIDTIRRRVQLQNSIHIDKFSPQVPAGNGTKSSLLDPYRGKSTMLSLGAHIWKTEGPEWHSTVDWVSLYASPFQHSTQPVGLRICAVLCSCISHTIAPR from the coding sequence ATGGGTGAGAAGGTGCATGAGACCCACGATTTTTTGCGTAAAGGGGAGAATGTTAACGTGACGGCCAGTTTACTAGCGGGAAGCATATCCGGACTTGTCGCCAGGGTGGTGACCACACCActggacactttgaagattcGATTCCAAATTACACCCTGGGGGGATTCCAAGACCATTGTGCGTACTATCTCTGACGTAATGGAACGGGAGGGGCTCCGAGCATTTTGGAAGGGGAATGTGCCCGGAATGATGCTCTACGTTTTGTACGGTGGAATTCAGTTCAGTTCTTACTCATGGTACAGCAATATGTTGAAAGATTACACGATAAACGGTCAAATACACAGTGTCACGGTTGGCGCTCTGGCCGGCATGACGAGTTCCCTCGTGTCCTACCCATTTGACGTTTTAAGAACCAGATTTGTCGCGAACCAGACGGCTGTTTTATTCAACACTAAGGATGCTATCAGAGACATATGGGTGCATGAGGGCATCCACGGGTTTTTCAGAGGGTCTGTCATGTCTATGGCGACAATCACCATGGCGACGGCAACCATGTTTGGTACCTACGAGAGTATCAAGATattttgcgatgagcaagACAATGGTAACCGACGTCTAGtcaacattttgaaccATAGCGCAAGCTCCATCAGCGGGGTTGTGTCCAAAGTGGTCACCTTCCCGATCGACACTATCCGGAGGCGGGTCCAGTTACAAAATTCCATACACATTGACAAGTTCTCTCCACAGGTTCCAGCGGGAAACGGGACGAAATCCTCATTATTGGACCCGTACCGCGGGAAAAGCACAATGCTATCTCTAGGTGCccatatttggaaaacggAAGGGCCCGAATGGCACTCTACCGTGGACTGGGTATCGCTCTATGCAAGTCCGTTCCAACACAGCACTCAGCCTGTGGGCCTACGAATTTGTGCTGTCCTTTGCAGCTGCATCAGCCACACCATCGCGCCACGGTAG
- the PRP31 gene encoding U4/U6-U5 snRNP complex subunit PRP31 (similar to Saccharomyces cerevisiae PRP31 (YGR091W); ancestral locus Anc_3.429): MSDLEDELLGDLENDLENQSSCEEADTVHSTDFLSVTKEEDLGVLHSLDTDDGIIPRDEVSIEAYLKKLLSHYKDPYSFSSIDSIAEVDPNTISVLGNNIEGLNSIIKSTLTDEMFLKILPFLNDIILNSKRDIENLHTFMIMQYRKKFLELDSLLPNPVNYADVVFVLETMQDRNSNELATIFESELLLKKEQTLVLTLSIKTSLRQDVTLEKLIQIRLFRARAMIRQLSDHRERIVKLVESKIHIIAPNLTALVGAETCSYLVGHAGSVVALSLIPSCNLSSIGKKRHLSHELHTNISGVRQEGAIYHCALVREQPVTHRKQMLRMVCAKVSLAARVDAGQQGKSVQNTTLGNRWREELLLKIKKVKEAPGIVNSKVLPIPEDKPKKHRAGRKFRKYKEQFQLSHLRQLQNRMEFGKEENTVLDAYGEEIGMGMSRSLLQEVSGSAVPSKDTRVNNRAKVTKVMKHRLAEANQQSDEFIMTLEESHPGKE, translated from the coding sequence ATGTCTGACCTTGAAGACGAGCTGCTTGGTGACTTGGAAAATGATCTAGAAAATCAGAGCTCATGCGAGGAAGCTGATACTGTACATTCCACGGACTTTCTAAGTGTTACTAAGGAGGAGGACCTTGGTGTATTACATTCACTTGATACAGACGATGGGATAATACCCAGAGACGAAGTCTCCATTGAGGCGTATCTCAAGAAACTTTTGTCGCATTATAAGGATCCTTACAGCTTTTCATCCATCGATAGTATTGCAGAAGTTGACCCCAATACCATAAGTGTACTTGGAAACAATATTGAAGGTTTGAATAGCATAATCAAATCAACGTTAACTGATGAGATGTTTTTAAAAATCCTTCCTTTCCTCAACGACATAATTCTGAACTCGAAAAGAGATATTGAAAACCTCCACACCTTTATGATAATGCAATATAGAAAGAAGTTTCTTGAACTGGACTCTCTGCTTCCCAACCCAGTAAATTATGCAGatgttgtgtttgttttgGAAACCATGCAAGATCGCAATTCCAATGAACTAGCAACCATCTTTGAATCAGAACTTCTGCtgaaaaaagaacagaCTTTGGTCCTTACATTATCTATAAAAACTTCATTGAGACAGGATGTCACGTTAGAGAAATTGATCCAAATTAGACTCTTCCGTGCCAGAGCAATGATCCGTCAACTTTCTGATCATCGAGAAAGAATAGTGAAACTGGTTGAATCAAAAATCCATATAATAGCGCCAAACCTTACTGCTTTGGTTGGAGCTGAAACCTGCTCTTATTTGGTTGGTCACGCTGGCAGTGTTGTTGCACTGAGTCTGATACCAAGTTGTAATCTATCTTCCATCGGCAAGAAGAGGCATCTGTCGCATGAGCTGCATACGAACATATCAGGAGTTAGACAAGAAGGTGCGATTTATCATTGTGCACTTGTAAGAGAACAACCAGTCACTCACCGTAAACAAATGCTACGGATGGTTTGTGCTAAAGTCTCTCTTGCTGCGAGAGTAGACGCAGGACAGCAAGGAAAGTCCGTACAAAATACCACCCTGGGCAACAGATGGAGAGAGGAGTTGTTACTGAAGATAAAAAAAGTCAAGGAGGCCCCTGGAATAGTCAACTCCAAAGTACTACCGATTCCAGAGGATAAACCAAAAAAGCATAGAGCTGGCAGGAAATTTAGGAAATACAAGGAACAATTCCAACTTTCACATTTACGACAGTTACAGAACCGTATGGAGTTTGGGAAGGAGGAAAACACTGTGCTCGATGCATATGGCGAAGAGATCGGAATGGGCATGTCGCGATCACTACTGCAGGAGGTAAGTGGTAGTGCGGTACCTAGTAAAGATACCAGGGTGAATAACCGTGCAAAGGTAACCAAAGTGATGAAACACAGACTTGCAGAGGCAAACCAGCAGAGCGACGAGTTCATAATGACTCTTGAAGAATCGCATCCAGGTAAAGAATAA
- the DBF2 gene encoding serine/threonine-protein kinase DBF2 (similar to Saccharomyces cerevisiae DBF2 (YGR092W) and DBF20 (YPR111W); ancestral locus Anc_3.430), with translation MFGRSDKNIDNLAGDMSQLSFDSPSKSLNFNGGNVTPLRHRDSNTGRFTNNRNMEISTPTPSPTKSTLCGMEIDSEGDSSGAMMDDETQDILKSPKKLPQDFYDKATSNKTQRLVSVCKMYFLDYYCDMFDYVISRRQRTKKVMQYLEQQKTVNNVSATELNDEWYSYLQKEHEVLRKRRLKPKHKDFEMITQVGQGGYGQVYLARKRDTKEVCALKILNKKLLFKLNETNHVLTERDILTTTRSEWLVKLLYAFQDAESLFLAMEFVPGGDFRTLLINTRYLKSAHARFYISEMFMAVNSLHELGYTHRDLKPENFLIDAKGHIKLTDFGLAAGTVSNERIESMKIRLGEVKNLEFPEFKEKSIEDRRKMYHNLRQKEVNYANSMVGSPDYMALEVLEGKKYDFTVDYWSLGCILFESLVSYTPFSGSSTNETYENLRHWRQTLRRPRLDNGRPAFSDRTWDLITRLIADPFSRLRSFEHVKRMPYFADINFETLRNLSPPFTPQLDSETDAGYFDDFTNEADMAKYADVFKRQNKLSAMVDDSAVSSKLVGFTFRHRSGKQGSSGILYNGSEHSDPFATFY, from the coding sequence ATGTTTGGGAGGTCTGACAAGAATATTGATAATCTTGCTGGGGATATGAGTCAATTGTCCTTTGATTCGCCATCGAAAAGCTTGAATTTTAATGGAGGTAACGTGACACCTTTGAGGCACAGAGATAGTAACACAGGTAGGTTTacaaacaacagaaatATGGAAATCAGCACACCTACACCTTCCCCCACAAAGTCAACGCTTTGTGGCATGGAGATTGATAGTGAGGGTGATAGTTCAGGCGCCATGATGGATGACGAGACCCAGGATATTTTAAAATCACCCAAAAAATTGCCTCAAGATTTTTATGACAAGGCCACATCCAACAAGACCCAAAGGTTGGTTAGTGTCTGCAAAATGTATTTTTTAGACTACTACTGTGACATGTTCGACTATGTGATTAGTAGACGGCAGAGAACTAAGAAAGTCATGCAGTATTTGGAGCAACAAAAAACGGTGAACAATGTATCTGCTACAGAATTGAATGACGAATGGTACTCTTATTTGCAAAAGGAGCACGAAGTGCTAAGGAAGAGAAGATTGAAGCCCAAACacaaagattttgaaatGATAACCCAAGTCGGTCAAGGTGGATATGGGCAGGTTTATCTCGcaagaaagagagacaCCAAAGAAGTCTGTGCGCTTAAAATCTTAAACAAGAAGCTGCTTTTTAAGTTGAACGAAACAAATCATGTTCTTACTGAGAGAGATATATTAACCACAACACGGTCAGAATGGCTGGTAAAACTTCTTTACGCATTCCAAGACGCTGAGAGTCTATTTTTGGCTATGGAATTCGTGCCTGGTGGTGATTTCCGTACGCTGCTGATCAATACAAGGTACCTGAAAAGTGCACACGCAAGATTCTATATCAGTGAGATGTTTATGGCAGTGAACTCGTTACACGAATTAGGATATACCCATCGAGACTTGAAACCAGAAAATTTCCTGATAGATGCTAAGGGCCATATCAAGTTAACGGATTTTGGACTGGCAGCGGGTACCGTGTCCAACGAAAGAATTGAAAGTATGAAAATAAGATTGGGTGAGGTCAAAAATCTGGAGTTCCCggaattcaaagaaaaatcCATAGAGGACAGAAGGAAAATGTACCACAATTTGAGACAGAAAGAGGTAAATTACGCCAACTCAATGGTTGGTTCTCCGGATTATATGGCATTGGAGGTATTGGAGGGCAAAAAATACGACTTTACCGTCGACTATTGGTCTTTAGGTTGCATACTATTTGAGAGTTTGGTAAGTTATACTCCATTTAGTGGGTCTTCGACTAACGAAACATATGAGAATTTGAGACATTGGAGACAAACATTAAGACGTCCCCGTCTTGATAATGGTAGGCCAGCATTTTCTGATAGAACCTGGGATTTGATTACAAGGTTGATTGCCGATCCTTTTAGCAGATTGAGGTCCTTTGAGCATGTTAAAAGAATGCCGTATTTCGCCGATATAAATTTTGAGACGTTGCGGAACCTGTCGCCTCCATTTACCCCACAGCTGGATAGTGAAACGGATGCCGGTTATTTTGATGATTTCACCAATGAGGCGGATATGGCTAAGTACGCTGATGTCTTTAAAAGGCAGAACAAACTATCTGCAATGGTCGACGACTCAGCCGTTAGTTCCAAACTTGTTGGGTTTACATTCAGGCATAGGAGTGGGAAGCAAGGTTCTAGCGGTATCCTTTATAATGGTTCGGAACATTCAGACCCGTTCGCTACCTTTTATTAG